The DNA segment ATGAGTCCGAACTGCAACGGCACGCCAGACACCTCGGAGTAGCCGACGGCGGCGCACACGCCCGAATCCGGCACCGGCACGACGACGTCAGCCGGCACGGCTGATTCGCGGGCCAGGAATCGCCCCAGATTGGTGCGGACCTCGTTCACGCTTCTGCCGAACACGAGGCTGTCTGGCCTCGCGAAATACACGTGCTCGAAGATGCAGTGGCAGGCCTGCGCCGGGGGAAACGGCCGGATCGACTTCAGGCCCTCTGGCCCGATCAGAAGCACTTCGCCGGGGTCGACGTCGCGCACGTAGGTGGCGCCGATCAGGTCCATCGCGCACGTCTCTGAACACACGACCCAGGCGCCGTCCAGTTGACCGAGCGCCAGCGGGCGGAATCCGTGCGGGTCACGGACGGCCACGAGCCGATCCCTGGTCAGGAAGAGCAGGGAAAACGCGCCTTGCACCTGCGTCACGGTGTCGACAAGCGCCTGCTCGACGTCTCGCACTTTCGATCGCGCGTACAGATGCAGGAAGACCTCGGTGTCGCTCGACGTCTGGAAGATGGCGCCCTGCCTGCTCAGTTCGTCCCGCAGTTCGCGCTGATTGACGAGGTTGCCGTTGTGGCACACGGCGATCTGGCCGTGCACACACTCGATCAGCAGCGGCTGCGCGTTGGCGAGGCCGCTCTCGCCGGCGGTCGAATACCGCACGTGCCCGATCGCGTTTGAGCCAACGAGCTTCGCCAGCACATCGCCGCCGAAGATGTCGGCGACGTGTCCCATGCCCCGCTCTGCGCGTAACTTGACCTCGTCGCAGGCAACAATCCCTCCGCTCTCCTGCCCGCGATGCTGGAGGGCGTACAAGCCCAGGTACGCGAGTTTGGCAGCCTCCGGGTGGCCGAAGACGCCAAATACGCCGCACTCGTCTTTGAACTTGTCGAGCATCTACGTGCGTTCTTCGTCGAACACGCGGTGGAACACCTCGTCGACATGCCGCAATTGGTGCTTCAGATCGAAGAGGCGATCCAGTTCGTCGGCGCTGATGGCAGAGGTCACGTCGGCGTCGTGCTTGAGCAGGTCACGGAAATCACGATGTTCGTCGAACGATCGCATGGCATTGCGCTGCACCCATTCGTACGCCTGCTCGCGGGGCACGCCATGACTGGCCAGGGCCAGCAGCACCGCGCCGGAGAACACCACGCCGCGCGACAGCTCCAGATTGCGCATCATGCGCTCGGGGTACACGACCATGTCGGAGACGATGCGCGTCAATCGCCGCAGCATGTGATCGAGCGCGATGAAACTATCGGGCAGGATGATCCGCTCGACCGACGAGTGCGAGATGTCCCGCTCGTGCCAGAGCGCGATGTTCTCCATCGAGGCGACCAGATTGCCGCGCAGGACACGGGCCAGTCCCACGATCTGTTCGCAGCCGATGGGATTGCGCTTGTGGGGCATGGCCGACGAGCCCTTCTGACCCCGATCAAACGGCTCTTCGACCTCGCCGATCTCGGTCTTCTGCAGGCCGCGGATCTCCAGCGCGAACTTTTCGAGCGACGCCGCCGTGATGGCGAGCGCCGACATCAGCTCGGCATGCCGGTCGCGCTGGATGACCTGCGAGGAGACGGGCGCGGGCTGAAGGCCAAGCGCGGCACACGCCAGCCGCTCGATGGCCGGTTCAAGGTGGGCGTAGGTCCCGACGGCCCCTGACATCTTGCCGACCGACACGATCTCGCGGGCCCGCTGGATCCGCGCCACATCTCGCCCAAGCTCCGCGTACCAGATCGCCAGTTTCAGCCCGAACGTCGTCGGCTCCGCATGCACCCCATGCGTGCGGCCGATGATGGGCGTACGCCGGTGTTCCATCGCCCGGGCCTTGACCGCGGCGCGCAGCGCCGTCATCCGGGCAAGCGTCAGGTCGCAGGCGTCCTGGAGCTGCAGCGCGAGCGCCGTATCGAGCACGTCGGACGAGGTCAGTCCGAAATGCAGCCATCGCGCCTCCGGCCCCACGTGTTCGGCCACCGCCGTCGTAAACGCGATGATGTCGTGCCTGGTCACCGCCTCGATGGCATC comes from the Acidobacteriota bacterium genome and includes:
- the purF gene encoding amidophosphoribosyltransferase → MLDKFKDECGVFGVFGHPEAAKLAYLGLYALQHRGQESGGIVACDEVKLRAERGMGHVADIFGGDVLAKLVGSNAIGHVRYSTAGESGLANAQPLLIECVHGQIAVCHNGNLVNQRELRDELSRQGAIFQTSSDTEVFLHLYARSKVRDVEQALVDTVTQVQGAFSLLFLTRDRLVAVRDPHGFRPLALGQLDGAWVVCSETCAMDLIGATYVRDVDPGEVLLIGPEGLKSIRPFPPAQACHCIFEHVYFARPDSLVFGRSVNEVRTNLGRFLARESAVPADVVVPVPDSGVCAAVGYSEVSGVPLQFGLIRNHYVGRTFIEPRQSIRHFGVKVKLNPVRSILQGRRVVLIDDSIVRGTTSRKIVKMIKAAGATEVHVRISCPPTISPCFYGIDTPRRNDLIAATHTIEEVRKYIEADTLQYLSREGLLQSVNSDRDRYCTSCYTGVYPVPFPREEAVYLQLPLALDTRAQIDR
- the purB gene encoding adenylosuccinate lyase; the protein is MIARYTHPEMGRIWSDEHRYRTWLRVEIAAAAAMAESGIIPAEAARAIRERGAFDVARIDAIEAVTRHDIIAFTTAVAEHVGPEARWLHFGLTSSDVLDTALALQLQDACDLTLARMTALRAAVKARAMEHRRTPIIGRTHGVHAEPTTFGLKLAIWYAELGRDVARIQRAREIVSVGKMSGAVGTYAHLEPAIERLACAALGLQPAPVSSQVIQRDRHAELMSALAITAASLEKFALEIRGLQKTEIGEVEEPFDRGQKGSSAMPHKRNPIGCEQIVGLARVLRGNLVASMENIALWHERDISHSSVERIILPDSFIALDHMLRRLTRIVSDMVVYPERMMRNLELSRGVVFSGAVLLALASHGVPREQAYEWVQRNAMRSFDEHRDFRDLLKHDADVTSAISADELDRLFDLKHQLRHVDEVFHRVFDEERT